Proteins encoded within one genomic window of Candidatus Hydrogenedentota bacterium:
- a CDS encoding tetratricopeptide repeat protein → MDAQQAQSKFQQADVLFKKGRPQEALAVLCELEAAFPNTRNILYPKALCLEKLGRTAEAAQVCDVLVRQFQDPRAQALMNQMQVAASAAPVIPGLDGLDFDLMQPAASAFAPPKAAAAAPAQGGGRKTWLILAIAGVVLALGAAGVTGAKLGLFAGGASKLQQLETRLKDTFDASGSFTGVLDASFPMPDPRIPMTITFGGTIEYLQKDNHVYFRIEGAPSASGGVPLPSMAMKMVSNGEEQFLEMNIGGQTMVVRVPMSAAGAMQPSPAAIFAVLRENFDIKSLPDAKVGGKDVWVFDLTPKPGTVPDTSAMPIPAPQLDRARVSCAGDDLSYFKLEALDAAGASQLSVALLNVRVNAPLSPEQFAYAPPAGAQVMEMSDLAGGGMLPMLMGGAGGG, encoded by the coding sequence ATGGATGCACAGCAGGCCCAATCCAAATTCCAGCAGGCGGACGTGCTTTTCAAGAAGGGGCGGCCCCAGGAAGCTTTGGCGGTCTTGTGTGAATTGGAGGCCGCTTTTCCCAACACGAGGAACATTCTTTATCCAAAGGCTTTATGCCTGGAGAAACTGGGCCGTACGGCCGAGGCGGCTCAGGTCTGTGATGTGTTGGTTCGGCAGTTTCAGGATCCGCGCGCGCAGGCGCTCATGAACCAGATGCAAGTTGCCGCCAGCGCCGCGCCGGTAATACCGGGTCTGGACGGGCTTGATTTTGACCTGATGCAGCCCGCTGCTTCCGCATTCGCGCCACCCAAGGCGGCAGCGGCCGCGCCGGCGCAGGGAGGGGGGCGGAAAACGTGGCTAATCCTGGCGATTGCGGGGGTGGTGCTGGCCTTGGGCGCGGCGGGCGTGACCGGTGCGAAACTGGGCTTGTTTGCGGGCGGCGCATCGAAGCTGCAACAGCTGGAAACGCGGCTCAAGGATACGTTTGACGCGTCCGGCTCCTTCACTGGGGTTCTGGACGCCTCGTTTCCCATGCCCGACCCCCGGATTCCCATGACCATTACGTTCGGCGGAACCATCGAGTATCTGCAGAAAGACAACCACGTCTACTTCCGCATCGAGGGCGCGCCGTCCGCGTCGGGCGGAGTGCCATTGCCGTCCATGGCGATGAAAATGGTGTCGAATGGCGAGGAGCAGTTCCTGGAAATGAATATCGGCGGGCAGACCATGGTGGTCAGAGTGCCCATGTCCGCCGCGGGCGCGATGCAGCCGAGTCCGGCCGCGATTTTTGCCGTGCTGCGCGAGAATTTCGACATCAAATCGCTCCCCGACGCGAAGGTAGGGGGCAAAGACGTGTGGGTGTTCGATCTGACGCCCAAACCTGGAACCGTTCCGGACACATCGGCGATGCCCATTCCCGCGCCGCAATTGGACCGGGCGCGCGTTTCCTGTGCGGGGGACGACCTCTCCTATTTCAAGCTGGAAGCATTGGATGCCGCCGGCGCGAGCCAGTTGTCCGTGGCGTTGTTGAATGTGCGGGTCAATGCGCCGCTGTCGCCCGAACAGTTTGCCTATGCGCCGCCTGCGGGAGCACAGGTGATGGAGATGAGCGACCTCGCCGGCGGCGGCATGCTGCCGATGTTGATGGGCGGTGCCGGTGGCGGCTGA
- a CDS encoding PGPGW domain-containing protein produces the protein MTWIVAAACLAVLLAGAALWFSPSVRAAAGALITNLTIAQARRLIVLVVGGTVLLAGLAMLLLPGPGVVVTVAGLGVLGTEFLWARRLLRRVRETTGQVYNSITGATSAANVDPPSRPAETKHEEG, from the coding sequence ATGACTTGGATTGTTGCCGCTGCGTGCCTGGCAGTGCTGCTCGCGGGAGCGGCGCTGTGGTTTTCGCCGTCTGTTCGCGCGGCTGCAGGCGCTCTCATCACGAATCTCACCATAGCGCAGGCCCGCCGGCTCATCGTTCTGGTGGTCGGCGGCACCGTGCTTCTCGCGGGACTGGCGATGTTGTTGCTGCCAGGGCCGGGCGTCGTAGTCACCGTCGCGGGCCTGGGCGTTCTGGGCACGGAATTCCTGTGGGCGCGTCGTCTGTTGCGCAGAGTGCGCGAAACGACCGGCCAGGTCTATAACAGCATCACCGGCGCAACAAGCGCCGCGAACGTTGACCCCCCTTCCCGGCCGGCCGAAACCAAGCACGAAGAAGGGTAG
- a CDS encoding AMP-binding protein — MKPYELSLLWQHVEKWAAVKPDAEALVLGNRRITWAGFRDAADRAAKAMLDAGIEKGDRVAMIAMACPEFLVTFMAASKIGAIWLGLSPKYSLDELRYQFHDAQPALVFSVDRFQDVDYRERIRILTDEFPCVQRVVFLNGQNRSEDGYAVFTGASREHLNEALARRAATVHPQDETLLMYTSGSTGKPKGVLHTHRSILANVAVELRHFGFDENTRALLHFPINHVAADVEIGFTTIYGGGCIVLMDRFEAQGSLEVIERERISVVGQVPVMFLLQFQAPRFPEMDWSHVQAFVWSGSAAPEVMLDVLSIISERTGARLITGYGSTELCGFCTYSAPHDGRQLLAKAAGRIVPPFEMRVVDEKRSPLPPGETGEIAVRGEIVMKGYLNNPGATAEVLDTQGWYYTGDVGYLDAEGCLFLTGHRSEMFKTGGENVYPREIEDVLERHPAVLFAAVLGVPDELYSEAGYAFLMLKPGQTVTENALQAYCKDRLANFKVPKHFELRPELPLLPSGKVNKIALRKEIGL; from the coding sequence ATGAAGCCGTATGAGTTGTCGCTGTTGTGGCAGCATGTCGAGAAATGGGCCGCCGTGAAGCCGGACGCAGAGGCGCTGGTCCTGGGAAACCGGCGCATCACCTGGGCCGGATTTCGAGACGCGGCCGACCGCGCGGCGAAAGCCATGCTCGATGCCGGCATTGAAAAGGGCGACCGCGTGGCCATGATCGCCATGGCATGCCCCGAGTTTCTGGTCACGTTCATGGCCGCCTCGAAAATCGGGGCAATCTGGCTTGGCTTGTCTCCCAAGTATTCGCTGGACGAATTGCGCTACCAGTTCCACGACGCCCAACCGGCGCTTGTTTTCTCCGTCGACCGCTTTCAGGACGTAGATTACCGTGAGCGCATACGAATCCTGACCGACGAATTCCCCTGCGTGCAGCGCGTGGTGTTTCTGAACGGCCAGAACCGTTCCGAAGACGGCTACGCCGTTTTCACGGGTGCGTCCCGCGAGCACCTCAATGAAGCCTTGGCCCGCCGCGCCGCAACGGTGCATCCGCAGGACGAAACGCTGCTGATGTACACCTCCGGCTCGACGGGCAAGCCCAAGGGCGTTCTCCACACGCACCGCAGCATTCTCGCGAATGTCGCGGTCGAACTGAGGCATTTCGGCTTCGATGAGAACACCCGCGCGCTCCTGCATTTTCCCATCAACCACGTGGCCGCGGACGTGGAGATCGGCTTTACCACCATATATGGCGGCGGCTGTATCGTGCTCATGGACCGCTTCGAAGCCCAAGGCTCCCTCGAAGTCATCGAAAGGGAGCGCATCTCCGTGGTCGGGCAGGTCCCGGTCATGTTTCTGCTTCAATTCCAGGCGCCAAGGTTCCCGGAAATGGACTGGAGCCACGTCCAGGCATTCGTCTGGAGCGGTTCCGCGGCGCCCGAGGTCATGCTCGACGTGCTCTCCATAATCAGCGAACGGACTGGCGCGCGGTTGATCACCGGATACGGCTCGACGGAACTTTGCGGTTTCTGCACCTATAGCGCGCCGCATGACGGCCGGCAACTGCTCGCGAAAGCCGCCGGACGCATCGTGCCGCCCTTCGAGATGCGTGTCGTGGACGAGAAGCGGAGCCCCCTGCCGCCCGGCGAAACGGGCGAAATCGCCGTGCGCGGCGAGATTGTCATGAAAGGCTACCTGAATAACCCGGGCGCCACCGCGGAGGTGCTCGACACGCAGGGGTGGTACTACACCGGCGACGTCGGATACCTGGACGCCGAGGGTTGCCTATTCCTGACGGGCCACCGCTCCGAAATGTTCAAAACGGGTGGCGAGAACGTTTATCCCCGCGAGATCGAAGACGTCCTGGAACGCCATCCGGCCGTGCTGTTCGCGGCGGTCCTGGGCGTACCCGACGAACTCTATTCGGAAGCCGGCTATGCTTTCCTGATGCTGAAACCCGGCCAGACGGTTACAGAGAATGCATTGCAGGCGTACTGCAAGGACCGCCTGGCGAATTTCAAGGTGCCCAAGCACTTCGAACTGCGGCCAGAACTGCCGCTGCTACCTAGCGGGAAGGTCAATAAGATCGCGCTGCGGAAGGAAATCGGGTTGTGA
- a CDS encoding MaoC family dehydratase N-terminal domain-containing protein, with protein MELSSKYVGKRSRPCVVTITPRQSMAYAAGVGDANPLYFDDERADGVIAPPMLAVSLTWQLASRFAEFWDVGDFPTEVLAQQVHYSEALEWHHPMAPGSTLTITGEVAAILPHRAGTHMVLRFTAADSRGATIFREYIGGMMRGVRCADGGAGIPGVPQAAPWNGEREVLWEKRLRIDPLAPWIYDMCGDVPFPIHTSRAFARAVGLQNVIYQGTATLALALRELTNEEASADPRRVRGLACHFTGMVEPGTEITVRALGKETTPDAVRVYFQVLNEKNHKAIRNGSVTFGVAGYSIGAAQSE; from the coding sequence ATGGAATTGAGCTCGAAATATGTTGGCAAGCGGTCGCGGCCCTGCGTCGTGACCATAACCCCCAGGCAGTCCATGGCCTATGCCGCGGGCGTCGGCGATGCGAATCCCCTCTATTTCGATGACGAGCGCGCCGACGGGGTCATCGCGCCGCCCATGCTCGCCGTGTCGTTGACTTGGCAGTTGGCCTCCCGTTTCGCCGAATTTTGGGATGTGGGCGATTTTCCCACGGAAGTGCTCGCGCAGCAGGTCCATTACAGCGAAGCGCTCGAATGGCATCACCCCATGGCGCCAGGGAGTACGCTGACCATCACCGGCGAAGTGGCCGCCATTCTGCCCCATCGCGCGGGCACCCACATGGTCCTGCGTTTCACGGCGGCAGACAGCCGGGGCGCGACCATCTTCCGCGAATACATCGGCGGCATGATGCGCGGCGTCCGATGCGCCGACGGCGGGGCGGGCATTCCGGGCGTTCCGCAAGCAGCGCCCTGGAACGGCGAGAGAGAGGTCCTCTGGGAAAAGCGCCTGCGCATCGACCCGCTGGCCCCCTGGATATACGACATGTGCGGGGACGTGCCCTTCCCCATTCACACTTCGCGCGCGTTCGCCCGCGCGGTCGGCCTGCAAAACGTCATCTACCAGGGCACGGCGACCCTGGCGCTCGCACTGCGGGAGCTTACAAACGAGGAGGCGTCCGCCGACCCCAGGCGCGTCCGCGGCCTCGCCTGTCATTTCACCGGCATGGTCGAACCGGGCACGGAGATTACCGTGCGCGCCCTCGGAAAGGAGACAACGCCCGATGCCGTTCGCGTCTATTTCCAGGTTCTGAACGAGAAGAACCACAAGGCCATACGCAACGGCAGCGTCACGTTCGGCGTCGCGGGATACTCGATTGGCGCGGCGCAATCGGAGTAG
- a CDS encoding glycosyltransferase family 1 protein gives MTSPGDGPVDSSNLRGLLPMFIRRLLIVPAGRGEIGYLLRRERGIEVHGFETRPECLPFARACLDSVTADVPDGAPPFTEACFDALLVPETESGVGVLRERLRLLACTLKTGGWLLVRAPAPVDAPEQDAAGQHFPYEGIVRTVQEAGFGLYNRWPVLVPAPSGSASEYLLLFVRPEYDPLAQAEHLFDAGHPDWAFEVLAHIPAVYLQDEDVRINVRAQMHLCLLAWLKQRPDLPPLDHFDKAQELFHQLVADRPDFAPAYQCQAEFWRLLDDTEMAARLLRSAQHAAPTDTVRRQLGAILSRSSSRAWPGEEAPLWTDAEAAGPHRMLLVTHPRPHYGLDVLYDGLCSVLGEDNVMEFPYKPSLHGEGPEEYKNYPCAFDRAGNPTELSEILDRLKSGWFDVVLYGDCEAFLERETARAIANAARSRPLFIVDALDAALNLRPRVMEHLGLSSVAGYFKREMLRCADYGPNAFPLPFAYPDSRVSAPPGVTPRSRPFFWAGHRQSGLRRLFLERIEARLGVTLSAGYPQEQYLTLLRESRIGLNCFGFGFDTVRYWEIPAHGAMLFSERLPIRIPHDFTDGENAVFFSDLEEMERKFNHYLASPAECARIASGGHEHLLRYHTGSMRARQCLGWIVRASRT, from the coding sequence ATGACAAGTCCTGGCGACGGCCCCGTTGATTCCTCGAATCTTCGCGGACTGCTGCCCATGTTCATCCGCCGCCTGTTGATAGTGCCGGCCGGCCGTGGCGAAATAGGTTACCTCCTGCGACGGGAACGCGGCATCGAGGTTCATGGTTTCGAGACCCGCCCGGAATGTCTGCCTTTTGCCCGTGCCTGCCTGGATTCCGTAACCGCGGATGTTCCTGATGGGGCGCCCCCCTTTACTGAAGCCTGCTTTGACGCCCTGCTGGTACCGGAAACGGAGTCCGGCGTCGGCGTTCTCCGCGAACGTCTGCGCTTGCTGGCCTGCACCCTCAAGACCGGGGGCTGGCTGCTCGTACGCGCGCCCGCACCCGTCGATGCGCCGGAGCAGGACGCAGCCGGACAGCACTTCCCCTATGAAGGAATCGTGCGGACCGTCCAGGAGGCAGGATTTGGACTATACAATCGCTGGCCGGTCCTTGTGCCCGCGCCATCCGGGTCCGCGTCAGAATACCTGCTTCTGTTCGTACGCCCGGAATACGATCCCCTCGCACAGGCGGAGCACCTTTTCGACGCGGGCCACCCCGACTGGGCCTTTGAAGTGCTCGCGCACATCCCAGCCGTCTATCTTCAGGATGAGGACGTTCGCATCAACGTCCGCGCGCAAATGCACTTGTGCCTTCTGGCGTGGCTCAAGCAACGCCCCGATCTTCCGCCCTTGGACCACTTCGACAAAGCCCAGGAACTGTTCCATCAGCTCGTCGCGGACCGGCCCGACTTCGCACCGGCATATCAATGCCAGGCGGAATTCTGGCGCCTTTTGGACGATACCGAGATGGCGGCCCGGCTGCTCCGCTCGGCACAACATGCCGCGCCCACGGACACCGTCCGGCGGCAGCTAGGCGCAATCCTGTCACGGTCCTCCTCCCGCGCATGGCCCGGCGAAGAAGCTCCCTTGTGGACAGACGCCGAGGCCGCTGGGCCGCACCGTATGCTGCTGGTCACCCATCCACGGCCTCACTACGGTCTCGACGTGCTCTATGATGGCCTGTGCTCCGTACTCGGCGAGGACAATGTCATGGAGTTTCCCTACAAGCCTTCGCTGCACGGCGAGGGACCGGAGGAATACAAGAACTACCCGTGCGCTTTTGACCGCGCGGGCAATCCAACCGAATTATCCGAAATTCTCGACCGCCTTAAGAGCGGATGGTTCGATGTCGTGCTTTATGGCGATTGTGAGGCTTTCCTCGAGCGGGAAACCGCGCGCGCCATCGCGAACGCGGCGCGCAGTCGCCCCTTGTTCATCGTCGACGCGCTCGATGCCGCCCTGAACCTGCGGCCCCGCGTCATGGAACATCTGGGCCTCTCAAGCGTTGCGGGCTATTTCAAGCGCGAGATGCTGCGTTGCGCGGATTACGGCCCGAATGCCTTTCCTCTGCCTTTTGCCTACCCAGACTCGCGCGTGTCCGCGCCACCCGGCGTCACGCCGCGCTCCAGGCCGTTCTTCTGGGCAGGCCATCGGCAGTCTGGCCTGCGCCGGCTCTTCCTGGAACGGATCGAGGCGCGGCTTGGCGTCACCCTGTCAGCCGGTTATCCGCAAGAGCAATACCTGACGCTCTTGCGCGAAAGCCGCATCGGACTCAACTGTTTCGGATTTGGGTTTGACACCGTCCGTTATTGGGAAATACCGGCGCACGGCGCCATGCTGTTCTCCGAGCGGCTGCCTATTCGCATTCCTCACGACTTCACCGACGGGGAAAACGCCGTCTTCTTCAGCGACCTCGAGGAAATGGAACGGAAATTCAATCACTACCTCGCATCGCCGGCCGAGTGCGCGCGCATTGCCTCCGGCGGCCATGAACACTTGTTACGCTATCACACCGGGTCGATGCGCGCACGGCAGTGCCTCGGCTGGATAGTGCGCGCTTCCCGCACCTGA